GCTGGGTATCGTCGGTTACGGCTCGATCGGCACTCAGTTGTCGGTACTGGCTGAAGGCCTTGGCATGCAGGTGTTCTTCTACGACACCCTGACCAAGCTGCCATTGGGCAACGCCACGCAAGTGTCGAGCCTGACCGAGCTGCTGGGCATGTCCGACATCGTGACCCTGCACGTTCCGGAAACCGCTGAGACCCAGTGGATGATTGGTGAGAAGGAAATCCGCGCGATCAAGAAAGGCGGCATTCTGATCAACGCTGCACGCGGCACCGTGGTCGAGCTGGACGCCCTGGCCGATGCGATCAAGGACAAGCACCTGATCGGCGCCGCCATCGATGTGTTCCCGGTGGAGCCGCGCTCCAACGACGACATCTTCGAAAGCCCGCTGCGTGGCCTGGACAACGTGATCCTGACCCCGCACATCGGCGGCTCCACCGCTGAAGCCCAGGCCAACATTGGTCTGGAAGTCTCGGAAAAGCTGGTCAAGTACAGCGACAACGGTACCTCGGTATCGTCCGTGAATTTCCCGGAAGTGGCATTGCCGGCTCACCCTGGCAAGCACCGCCTGTTGCACATCCACCAGAACATTCCTGGCGTGATGATGGAGATCAACAAGGTCTTCGCGGAAAACGGCATCAACATCTCCGGTCAGTTCCTGCAGACCAACGAGAAGGTCGGCTACGTGGTAATCGACGTAGACGCCGAATACTCGGACCTGGCGCAAGAGAAGCTGCAGCACATCAACGGCACTATCCGTAGCCGCGTGTTGTTCTAACGCTTTAAAAGCGCGGCACAAAAAATGGGAGACCCGCAGGGGCCTCCCATTTTTTTGTCCGAATAACGCTTACTTGACGGTCACCGTGATGACTTTGGAGGCGACCGTGGGCTCGAATTGGCGATGCACGTTGTCCCCGGCCACCAATTGCAGCGTGTGCTTACCGGGGGTCAAGGTCAGTTCGGTTTCGGTTTGGGCCTTGCCGAAGTGAATGGAGGTCGCATCGGCTGGAATAGCCTCGTCCGCCTTGAGCGATTGCACGTCCCGGTCAACTAGCAGGTGATGGTGACCAGCCCCTGGCACTTGTTTGTCGATCGGCTCCAGGTCCAGGCCTTTTACCCCGAATTTGACGGTGAACGTCTTGTCGACAGTGGCACCGTCTTTGGGCGATACGATAAACACCTCAGCCCCCTTCGGCGCAGGGGTATGCGGAACATCGGCGGCGTTGGCCAACAGCGAGGCCCCCAGCAGCAGGCTGCCAACGGTTGCACGGGTCAAAAAGGCTTTCATTCGCTTCTCCAGTTTTTCTGTGAAATCTGTAGGGTTATGACAACTTCGCGACAAATTGCTGTCCAAGGCACTCACCACCATAGCAAAGCGATGCGGAACGGCGCCTCGCACATTCGAATTCTTTAGGAGTGACCATGCGCGTTTCGCCTGGCCTGTTACTGTTGCTTCCCCTGCTGAGCCCCCTGGCTCATGCCGAACTGATCGACGACGTCAATGATCGGGGTGAGCTGCGCATCGTCCTTGAAGCCAACACCCCGCCCTACAACTTCAAGGAAGGCGACAAGCTCACCGGCTTTGAAGTGGAGCTGGGTGAACAGTTGGCCAAGGAAATGGACGTACGCTCCTCGTTTATCACCACCGATGAGGCCGACCTGCTTGCCGGTGTAGAAAGCGGCAAATACGACGTGGCCATCAACCATATCGCTAAGACTGCCGAGCTAGAGAATCAGTTCGATTTCAGCGAGGCTTATCACGAGAAACCCGAGCTGGCGATCCCGTTCCAGAAGGGCAACCCGGCGTTCAAGAGCAGCTTGGACGGCGCGTTGAAGCGGGTAAAGGATGATGGCCGGCTGAAGGCGCTGGCGCAGAAGTGGCTTGAAGGAACAACACCGGTGGATAAGTCTGAGTAGATCCTAAAGTAGTGGGGGGCTTGCCCTCCCACTTACTCAAGACTTGAGAGATGCACCGCCGCCGCCGGCAACTCCAGCTCACTGAACACCTGTACACCGTGGCGCTTGAGCAGCGCCGCCGTGACGCCTTCGCCAGTGACCTTCACGCCGCTGAAGGTGCCGTCATAGGTCAGCAGGTTGCCGCAGGACGGGCTGTTGGCCTTGAGGATGGCGATACGGATGCCGTGCCGTTGCACCAATGCCAACGCCTGCCGGGCCCCGTCGAGGAAGGCGGCGCTGAAATCTTCGCCCTCGGCGGTCAGCACCTGGGCCCGACCGTCCCACACATCGATGCCCTGCCCACCGGGGATCTCGGCAGGAGGCCTGGGCGTCGGCAAACCGCCTGCCACTTCCGGGCAGATCGCAATCACGCGCCCTTCGGCTTGCCACACGGCCAGTTGATCGAACGGCCCACTGGCGCCGCCGTCTTAGCGCACTTTGTGTCCGAGCAAGCAGCGGCTGACCAGGATCTTTTGCATGTCAAAAGGGCTCATTGCCGCGCCGGCGAAACCAGCCGGTGAGGGACAGGCGTTCGCGCGTGGCAGGCATGACTTCGTGGGGCACTTCGCCCGACAGGAACACCACCAGGCATCCGCCGCTGGGCACCACGTCGTATTCGACGCCGTCCTTGAGGTACATGCGCAACTGGCCGCCGTGTTCCGGCAACCAGGCATCGTTCAAGTAGATCACCGCCGAGACCATGCGCCGGTCATCGTCGCGAAAACGATCCAGGTGCTTGAGGTAAAACGCCCCCGGCGGGTACATCGCGAAATGGCTTTCGAAATCTTCCAGGCCGAGGAACAGACCCCGGTTCATCGCCAGGCGCAGGCTGTCCATCACCGCCATGTAGCGGTCGCAGACGGCGGCGTCGCCCGCCTCCAGCCACTGGATATGGTCGCCGCGAATACCTTCGCGAATCTCCTGGGCCGGCCCACGCCCCACCGCTGCCGGCGCCAACTCACCTTCGACCGCACGTTTACGGCACTCAGCCGCCAGTTCCAGGGTCAGAGCCTGGGGCAGGAAGCCGTTCTGCTGCGACCAACCTTTTTCGGCCAGGTCGTCGACGATGCGTTGCAGCAGGGGATGATCAAGGGGCATTTGCATGGCGCGCATAGTATCCATACGTCTTCAAAT
This region of Pseudomonas asgharzadehiana genomic DNA includes:
- the serA gene encoding phosphoglycerate dehydrogenase is translated as MSKTSLDKSKIKFLLLEGVHPSAVDVLKAAGYTSIEYITSSLPEAQLKEKIADAHFIGIRSRTQLTEEIFDHAKKLVAVGCFCIGTNQVDLNAARERGIAVFNAPYSNTRSVAELVLAEAILLLRGIPEKNASCHRGGWIKSAANSFEIRGKKLGIVGYGSIGTQLSVLAEGLGMQVFFYDTLTKLPLGNATQVSSLTELLGMSDIVTLHVPETAETQWMIGEKEIRAIKKGGILINAARGTVVELDALADAIKDKHLIGAAIDVFPVEPRSNDDIFESPLRGLDNVILTPHIGGSTAEAQANIGLEVSEKLVKYSDNGTSVSSVNFPEVALPAHPGKHRLLHIHQNIPGVMMEINKVFAENGINISGQFLQTNEKVGYVVIDVDAEYSDLAQEKLQHINGTIRSRVLF
- a CDS encoding DUF4399 domain-containing protein, producing the protein MKAFLTRATVGSLLLGASLLANAADVPHTPAPKGAEVFIVSPKDGATVDKTFTVKFGVKGLDLEPIDKQVPGAGHHHLLVDRDVQSLKADEAIPADATSIHFGKAQTETELTLTPGKHTLQLVAGDNVHRQFEPTVASKVITVTVK
- a CDS encoding transporter substrate-binding domain-containing protein, whose amino-acid sequence is MRVSPGLLLLLPLLSPLAHAELIDDVNDRGELRIVLEANTPPYNFKEGDKLTGFEVELGEQLAKEMDVRSSFITTDEADLLAGVESGKYDVAINHIAKTAELENQFDFSEAYHEKPELAIPFQKGNPAFKSSLDGALKRVKDDGRLKALAQKWLEGTTPVDKSE
- a CDS encoding 2OG-Fe(II) oxygenase → MRAMQMPLDHPLLQRIVDDLAEKGWSQQNGFLPQALTLELAAECRKRAVEGELAPAAVGRGPAQEIREGIRGDHIQWLEAGDAAVCDRYMAVMDSLRLAMNRGLFLGLEDFESHFAMYPPGAFYLKHLDRFRDDDRRMVSAVIYLNDAWLPEHGGQLRMYLKDGVEYDVVPSGGCLVVFLSGEVPHEVMPATRERLSLTGWFRRRGNEPF